The genome window AATTTGAGGCTAAATAGTTTTTGAAATTCGAGGTGTAATAAGGGATTTTGAAAAAGTTCTGGTGATATAAGGTGAAAAGCGGCAGCAAAAATTCATCCCCTCCGAAATTGGACATATCGTAATAATCAAATTTCAGAGTCTCCTTGGTCAAACCCACTGCTTTTAGAGCCTTTTCAAATGGGTCTTCTTTTTCACCTGCAAAATTTGTGGAGATAAAAATGAGTAATAAAACCACGAGAATGAACCAAACTGATTTTTTCATAAACACCTCCTGAGGATTTGTTTTATTAGCCAAAATAACCTTCTAACTGGGTTATGTCAAATTCAATTATATGCGGTAGGACCACGGCAGGTCGTGATCCTTTGGGTGATTTTTTTGTAGGGACAGAATCCACCTCAGGCGGATTCTGTCCCCCATACTTGCTGTCAATTATTTATGAGCTATTTAAGTTGACAAATAAAGAATTAATTGCTATACTTTTTAAAACTTTTAAGCTCTTTTTGATATGAAAGTGCAAAAGTGGTTTATTCTTATTCTTCGCCTTTTAGTTATAGTAATTTTCTGGCTAAAAGAACCTCTCCGGGCCTGGTTTGCTCAGCTTGCTATTTATAGAAATCCAGCCTTGTCCATAGGCGCTTTTTTTCTGGCAGATTTTTTCAAGAGAACAAATTACGAAAAATGAGAGGTAAAAAAATAATATATATCCAAACAGACATATAGAGAACTTTATGCTTACCACGAAAGGTATTCTTACCTACTTTATTATCATCACGATTGTAGCTTCGTGCTCTCTGCTTTTGGCTCGTACTTCGAGCAGTGCCTCTATCGCTGACATTGTGGAAAAAACCGCTCCTAGTGTTGTTGTAATTGTCGTTTACGACATAACAGGAGTAGAAAAGGGACAAGGAAGTGGTTTTTTTATTGCTGACAAAGGCATTATAATTACCAACGCTCATGTTATGAAAGACGCGTACTCTGCAGAGGTCTTCAGTGAATCCAACTATTACGATGATGTCGCTATTCTTAGTCGGGATGAAAAACTTGACCTTGCATTGATCCAAGTTAGGGCAACTGAGGAGATTCCTCTCGAATTTGATTTTGAGTATGAGATTAGGCCTGGCGAGAGAGTGGTTGCAATCAGCAATCCACTTGGCCTAGAGAAAACTGTTTCAGATGGCTTGATTAGTGCTGTTCGCTCATATGGAAATGAGATAGAAGTTATTCAGACAACTGCGCCAATTTCGCCGGGTAGCAGTGGAGGTCCCTTGCTGAACACGAATGGAAAAGTCATTGGAATAACAGCAGCGACTATTGCTGAAGGCCAGAACATTAATTTTGCGATTAGCATACGTACGATTAAATCGTTTCTTCAAAGCCCTGGTAAAATAGAGTATCTACATCCCCCAAAGTCCAAGGTCTGGTTTCGGTGGCTCTTAAAGTGGGTCGGTACTGTGATCCTTGGATTGATCGCTCTATTTTTCGGTGGAGGATGGTGGCTCATCTTAATCGTCGTCTTTGTGATCCTGGCGGTTTACTGGCTATTTCGTCGTCTTTTATCCTTCTTGCTTTGGACCGTAAGACTTCTTAAGAAAAAAGCGTCAAGTTCTTTGAGTCAGCGGTCTTCCTATGGACCAATCGACCCAAAACTACGGACAAAAACTAATAACGAGAAGTTGGATATCGAACTAAGTTCGTCAAATGAAATAGGTCACAAAGAGGACGAATCTATCAAAGAAAGACTTGAAGAATTACGAGAGCTCATACGTTACCATCAACACAAATATTATGTGGAAGACGCTCCAGAAATTGCAGATTTTGAATATGATCTGCTGAAGGCGGAACTAAAATCCATTGAACAGATGCACCCAGAGCTTAAAACTCCAGATTCGCGGATAAAAAGCGGTGGCATACAATCTTCTTCCGCTGAGTCGGGCAAACCCTTCTATTGTTGGAGATGTGGCACTCAATTACGTGCAGATTCTAGTATGAATGAATACACAGTTGAATGTCCTAATTGTGGTGCGGAACTCGAAGTACCAGGAGTCGCCGAGACCAACGACTCAATGAAGTTCGACAAAGCCAGAGGTCCAGATCCCGGCACTATAGAACTTGGCAAACCCACATTGCCTTATGGAGCTAAAAAGATAGCTCTATTAGATAGACATAAGTCGCTTGTGGAATCTGTCGTATTCAGCCCCGATGGAGACTTGCTGGCTTCGGGGAGTGCAGACAAAACAATAATATTATGGGACATTGAAGCTAGACACGATATAGCAACACTATATGGTCATAATGACCCAGTAGCATCAGTGTCTTTCAGTCCTGACGGAAAACTGCTTGCCTCGGGAAGCTGGGACAATACAATAAAGATATGGGATGTTGAGACTGGAGAAGAGATAGCGACTTTTTTGGGACATTCAAAGTGGGTGGAATCTGTTGTCTTCAGTCCTGATGGTAGACTGCTTGCATCGGGGAGTTCAGACAATACTATAAAGTTATGGGATGTCGTTAAAAGAAAAGAGATTATGACATTAAGAGGACACTCCCAACTTGTACAATCCGTTGCCTTTAGTCCTCAAGGTGAACTTATAGCCTCGGGAAGTGTTGATAAGAGGGTCAAGCTGTGGTCTGTGGAAGAACGAAAGTGCTTAGCCACCTTTATTGGACATACTGGTGAGGTAAGGTCAGTCG of Candidatus Zixiibacteriota bacterium contains these proteins:
- a CDS encoding trypsin-like peptidase domain-containing protein; this translates as MEKTAPSVVVIVVYDITGVEKGQGSGFFIADKGIIITNAHVMKDAYSAEVFSESNYYDDVAILSRDEKLDLALIQVRATEEIPLEFDFEYEIRPGERVVAISNPLGLEKTVSDGLISAVRSYGNEIEVIQTTAPISPGSSGGPLLNTNGKVIGITAATIAEGQNINFAISIRTIKSFLQSPGKIEYLHPPKSKVWFRWLLKWVGTVILGLIALFFGGGWWLILIVVFVILAVYWLFRRLLSFLLWTVRLLKKKASSSLSQRSSYGPIDPKLRTKTNNEKLDIELSSSNEIGHKEDESIKERLEELRELIRYHQHKYYVEDAPEIADFEYDLLKAELKSIEQMHPELKTPDSRIKSGGIQSSSAESGKPFYCWRCGTQLRADSSMNEYTVECPNCGAELEVPGVAETNDSMKFDKARGPDPGTIELGKPTLPYGAKKIALLDRHKSLVESVVFSPDGDLLASGSADKTIILWDIEARHDIATLYGHNDPVASVSFSPDGKLLASGSWDNTIKIWDVETGEEIATFLGHSKWVESVVFSPDGRLLASGSSDNTIKLWDVVKRKEIMTLRGHSQLVQSVAFSPQGELIASGSVDKRVKLWSVEERKCLATFIGHTGEVRSVVFNPTGRLLASAGFDELIRLWDLETKSQTNTLKEDAPIIFSVAFSPDAKLLASASLDNTIKLWEVETQQRLVTLKGHLKWVESVAFSPDGRLLASGSGDNTIIIWELTSKKLQELLQDTETQNLQDKKRILLIDDDEKILGLILDSLRAIGKYEVLTAKDGEDGLQVVREKGELIDLVITDCNHPKIDGITMSKIIKEEYPDIPIVMLTGYYSAVKLRVPEGIFFKVHPKPIRIKELEEIIKAAIKSNPYRK